In the Triticum aestivum cultivar Chinese Spring chromosome 2B, IWGSC CS RefSeq v2.1, whole genome shotgun sequence genome, aagacttcgtcccgtgtccggatgggactttccttggtgtggaaggcaagcttggcgatacggatacgtagatctcctaccattgtaactgactctgtgtaaccctagccctcttcggtgtctatataaaccggatggctttagtccataggacgaacaacaatcataccataggctagcttctagggtttagcctccttgatctcgtggtagatctactcttgtaacacacatcatcaatattaatcaagcaggacgtagggttttacctccatcaagagggcccaaacttgggtaaaacatcgtgtcccttgtctcttgttaccatccgcctagacgcacagttcgggaccccctactcgagatccgccggttttgacaccgacacccgccgtgatccaggtttgcgtgcatgacttatgcttgggctaccacatatgccatgccgatgttgaatgccaggattttaagaacttcctcaagagtgacctagtcaaattcgttactgtagactttacgaacaacaaaagagtcctgggtcagataggcctcgttgtaggcaaccccttcgacctccggaagaatcggctgctgccctccagtgGTCAACCTTCAATGCCGACCCTGGCAGGAgacatggttcatccttcgtacgataaactggagaaacctcattacacgtttcatcgtcatgcatggcagcggaatgtactagatatagaccacacccactacgctacaatggatggctacctttgtttcaatatctacaagggttggatgaagagcaagagccaagtgtgcggttcaagcaaacaggtatcggccaagaggaagagggacaaggacgaagtcgaggacgtggacgaggacgccgagtaaggtggcagtgtcgttgctcatggtggttctaatgcagcgtctaccggattagttgcatagtttaatttcaggtgtgcttagttttatttgaggggtgtgttgtgctgagcccccggtagaactatgttatgtttcttctcattactttaactcttcagtacgtacgtaccagtatttcttacatttcatcttttagttggtatagtactaccactcgtttcttcacattatatacgtacaatatatatgccaacatcatatagccagcattTTAGTTgttaaagaatttcagggtgcttagttttgtcaaagaattgcagggtgcttagttttatttgaggggtgggttgtgctggacaccattattgtgactagccttttttatagtactatatgcataatttggcgatgagcgctctttatatgtaccaccttttttttaatttcaagttttgctccatggcgcaatccatcgatactactactgtacaaaagtatacattttttaaaaggctagagggcggggcagtctagcttggtcggtttcatgagaggcgagggcctttgtgatttgatggctcattactgctggaaggcggggccttgtgatttgactgctcgtataaatgtgccgacgacctgaggaggagcaaagaaccgtgtggtatactcaagttttcactggagtagtactacgacggaagagcacgaaacacggcagcccagtgtcatatggcgataaaaatgatctaatttgctagtcgtctcattgttagcattgttctattcatgcctcgcagagaatgtgacacatgcggcgaaacacccaaagaaaaagatgaaacacatgagcaaaagaagaaggaagattatcaccccaaatgatctaattcgccgcggagtcataactgcttcttcatcgcctccacgacctccatctccttgcgcgtctccttcACCATCTTCTttattctgtccatgacgcgggatttctcgacgcgagccttcatcatctgttccacagccgcattacgtaccttgacaacagccgggtgctcgatgtggagcttcgccaacttctccttctattccatgacgagggcctgcagcatcttcatcgaggaactactattctcatgcagcttcttccagccagcgttcttctccttcaacagatTGAGCTCCTGGCAGAgattcgccttgtcctcctgaagttgcaggatttcgccggtcgccttcttctctgaggcaatgctcttcttcagcagcatcaccaagccggcggtcaactccccctgcttattgagctcagcaggcatgtcgtcgaggctctccttcagcagctccaccaagttgtggatgaactccttctgcctattgaggtgcttattgaactgatcgggcatgccgtcgagggataacgactccagcgccgccggctcggcatgttcgcctccgtggctagggcactcctgggagccatcgcctgcccgtgagagatctttcgaggcctctgtgtggcggcgagccctctttttttccgcatccttggttgccgctcccttgttacgagtagttctcgacctagagctctgttcaccggccatggcaaggatggacgaagaagaagcacttatgaggaggaaaggtagagtaatttttggttaggtagttcccctttttataacctaagtactagcactagtactaatacctgcatagtgggaacacgttcaggtttggtacgtactagtaggtgtgagcaggctttcgaatgggataggaacaaggtaaagattaattgatggttttggtttcgaggcccgaaacggctcccagTGAGTTTAGTGGAACATTAATTTCAAGTAGACTAAATTGCTCAACTGCGTAAATATTATCTTACTAtccaaaattggcacaaaatacaaaggagaccaatggaagtactacgaggaacccatgatttaactactcgcatgcgtagTGGAGTAGTATTGTCTTTCTTCCGCTCTCACATCCACTCAATTttcatgcgctgtattaattgaccatcaatgaagtgaatgactttacacgcgtcaaattatcacatggggtggatcttggtacaaaattgcgtccgcccattTACCCGTGTGTGCGtgcaagggaatgagtgcgtgtgtggcgtgcgtgcacatcttcgcttcatgcatgtactgatagcatggctcagggaggacgagtacattcttctggaaccagcagcatgtcactttgattaatccacacaaggaggtcgtgacaacgcctccacatgtgtcacgtggcttcatgaactataagagagacactgtgtagcgtgccattggaattctaatttacgtgttttgcacatactcgaagtacaggtaaggtacacgtgcattgcacgcatcagattttgcaaccaaattatgaataaataccacattatagcatgtaagctctgagtcatatatgcctgatatagaccttcgtttaattcttatagttcatctcattcaaaatcaattagtttttataaaaaaagctagggccttttggattcgtaggatttccaaaaggcgggaataggaaaaacatggaattatagtggaatgtcgtcttgaatcctacaggattgtacgagtgtttgattgtccATAGAAAAACAcaaaattctttcaaagaggtttgagtggatgggatgtttcctatgaaatctagtgcaaatgaatcatatggaaaaattcctatggtttacaatcctacgaatcaaacaaccaagataggaaaaaatcctaaggattagaaccctccaaaattcctttgggaatcctttgaatcaaagaagcccttaatctattttatgatttatgaaattgtgcgttgtaaagcacaATAAAAACAAATAATAGCAATTCAACTAGAGAAAAGtgtgggcagttatgatatggaagattctagaacaaaggagaaccactgttgttttgaggtctgtgcattatgcttaagttcaaacatggagtctgctagattgtacatgtggcaaaaaccggtgggggggctagaagatggtgcgaggggccgagtggagagAGACTATgcaggagtgcacaagtgcgagatagatatttagagagagggggcgagaacgtgtgcTGTTGCGCGTAGTGGCGGAGTCATgcaaaataaatgagctagggggccaagcattgctaatcctttacgaggagggccaattcatgaactcaaaccatttttagcagcaattgtctaatgatcacatccATATTAGCCTCGacatatagtgatgttagggggggcagggcccttgcttccccctgtcttcgccattgtgcgcgcgtatgagagatgaagtggaaggcatggatgatgagagggggacgttggatatataattaactagttgacccgttgcgccaaatggcgcagagacctactaaagacatgttgtcgatgaaaatagttgcatgctgcaagaaccttcaactaaaGCCATGTTCACGATGAAAATAGTTTCCTTTACTAAGGATAGGCCATGTATATACAGTCGGTTTAGTTGTGGTCTGCTAAATCCATGTGTGCCTTGAGAAAAAACATGGTTTAATTTGCAGATCCTCACGTGTTTCAAGTATGAATAAGAATTATGAACTCTTTTTGTGCGATTCAAACATATTTCCAGAGTTTTTATTTCTTAGTACATGTTGTCTAAAGTAACATTTGCCCAGAGAGAGAGAAGCATACCCCTCTCTCATTATGATTATTATTAAAAGGTATTAAATTCGAAATAAACAATTTGATTTACTTGAAGCACTTGAAGAAAGAGAACTTAGACATACTTTTACGCAATGCTCATTTAACCTGTGAATGACTACGCAATGCTCATTTAACCTGTGAAGGACAAAAATATTCCACCGTCTCTGAATGATGAACTAAACTAAATAAGAAATATATGCAGTAAATTCATTCAAAGTAGAAAAGGGATCTTACATCAAATAAGGCATTACAACAAACATGGTGTTATCTTAGTAAAAGAAATTACATCATTCGAAGAGAAAAGGGAAAAAAACCAAACATGAGATTGAGATTAATACATCTAGGAGGAGGTCGTAGACATCACTGTGATCATTTTGCGGCCTGGGAAGCAAGGATCCATGGTTTTTATATGCCTTGTCCGGCTGCTAGAGTAGATGACATGGAAACGTCGTCTCTACCATCTCGATGGCTTAGACCCAGGGAGCCGGATGTTCATCTCGGCCCTCCCCAGCTTCTATCAATGGATTTTTATAGTCAGGGTTAAACACTGAGAGGCCCTATGCATGTTCAAATATGCGAGTAGCATATACAATACaaatcaagaaaaagaaaagagaagaccACAAACATTACAAAAACGCAATTTTGACAAATTATCTCTATTGTAAAATTGAGGGAGTAACTCGTTATTCGAGAGAACTGGCCATTGACAATTTAGTTACAATTATCAAAGAGAACTGTAAATTGCTAATTTAATTACATCATTCTTCACATAAGTTTCTCACAGAGGAAATTTCTTGACTGGAAGATCACATTTCAAGCCATTGCACTTATAAAACCCAGCCTTGTTGTCATTTAAATTGCAAATTAATCATCAATAATGCACAATAATTTATGACCCACAAACGATTTGGAGCCTAAGGAGGAGAAAATATCAATGCAAATAAATACACATGTAGTAAGATGCATTGCAATAGTCGTATTACTTGAATTTGTAAGCTGACCCTCAAAATCAGATCAATCATGCATAGTACACAAAAGAGACAAAGCTTTAATCATAATTGGTGCTTAACCTTCTTGCTCCTGCTAATGATTTTTGCCATGAAGGCATCAAAGTAAGGAGAGGAAGAACGGGACGGCGCCTGCCGGAAATTGCCGACGGGTGTTGACGGCCTGGCCAAGCCATCTCCCTCCATGATAGGTGGCAGTCGACGGAGAGGTGTAAATATGATGAGATGTGAAAATAAGCTTGAGGGAATTAATATGGACCAGCAAATTGACAAAAGCAGAATATAACACGAAAGTGTTGTTGTGAGCGCAAGCGCCTGTGGTCTCGTTATCCTTGCCGTACCAACGCCCCGAGATGGCCAACCCAACATGTATTCTGTCATGTATAGTTATTGTATTGATATTTTATCCAATAGCGATGCCCCACATCTGACAACAACCAAAAGTTACGGCGTCAGTCAGGTCGCATGCAGCTCGGGAGGAAGGAAACAATATGATCCATCATCTTCAAGATTCTGTACTGACGGCGTCTTGTCAGATCATTTATTCGGCGTGCACCGTTGCAGCTACCAATCTTCTCTTATACACCTCGACACCTTCCCCCTTCCTCTATATTGCCTAAATCTCAGGCCACCAAGATCATCACCGGCCCCCAATATAGGCAACTTTCAAAATAGTGTGTACAGTGCATGCGATTGTGTAATCGCCGATTCAGGCTCGGAGAAGACGGACGGAGCCATTTTTGCCCTGCTTTGCACCAAGATAGCAAGATGGATGGATGTTGAATAGTGTGATCACGCAGGGGATAACTGCTTCAGGCCCGACTTGATGCACCTTATCTATACTTTAGTACAGAATCTGACTACACCTCAAAACTACAGCTCCATCATCTATGAGATTCTGTACTTGGGCGTATTCTGACTAATATGCATCCTGGATGCAACGGAGTTCAGGTCCAAACTACAGCTCAAAACAGTGCTACTTGATTCAGTAAAATTCCATCTGCATAATGCTCACACGTTCAATGTACTTTCTGCAGAAGtatccaatcatacacacaatcaATTTGACATTTCAGTATAGGAGAACACAAATTCATCAGCTTCAGGGCATATGCATAACATAATTTTAGCAGTTAAACTGCATGATGGATCTCACACGCTACATGATTTATCGGTACACACCAAATTCAGTATAGAGACAGAAAATTTAAGAATAAGCTAGTCTTTTTTGCACCAGACTACTGTCCCCATTTACCCACATGAGTGCGTTTATCCTCCCCTCCTTATCTGCCTGCACATGATATGTGAAGTGAGGATCCTTTGAACCAAGCTCCACAATCACCTCCATCGTTTAACTAACATCATCAGCCGCTTGCTCGCGGCTTATTTTGCCACACAAGCTCCTTGAAGCTCTTTTTGTGAAAGGCACATTCTCCGTCGACCCAAAGAAACTGCCTAATGTTGTGCACTTTAGCAAGGTTCACATTGTTCTGCCTCAAATTCTTCATCAAATACCTGTTGTACACGCTGATGTGCTTGTGCGATCGTCAGTGTATCGTCTGCGCACGCGTGCCAGACAATGAATGGTTCAGACTGCAGCAGCCTTATCAGAGTAGGGCACTAACGCTGGCAAGACCAGTATTATCCATAATAGATTTCCACTGCAACCACAATTTAACGACAAATGAGACGATGAACATGTTAGTGAAACAACCAGCTCATAAAGAAAGAATTGAAACCAGATTCACATACCGTCCTCTCGACATTCAGACGGCTTTTAGCATATCGAATGCCAAATCCTTTCTCCCATAAATACAGATTGTAAAAATCGTATGCTTCAGAGCTTCGGCACAATGGCGTTGTCTCCAATATCTGAAGTAAATCCACGTATTGCCCTCTCCATGACAGTAGTTCGATTAGGTCATTGGGCTCCTACCAGGGACGGCAGCACCAATCCTCACTCTGCTTGCCCAAAACAGAATTTATATCTTCAGTGCAGCTGATACTATACACAGTACTATCATATATTGATTATTTAAGCACATCAAACCATATGGCCAAAGCTGCTAACAAGTTCCATCAAAGGATTAATCAACATTGTCAGTACTATCAGTACAAGACCCATAAGCCATACCTATCTGAACCTAATTCAAAAATGATTGGGCATTGTGTTGTCTGTACTATCCTGTGTGTACAAAATGAGTCTTCCAATTATTTAGCTTTTGTCCTATGAATTATTCAGGAGCCTCCCCCTTCTGGGTTCACTGTTGAACGAAACCAAAAAATATCAGAAATAGCACGACGAATCCATAGCTTCCGAGCTATTCTAAATATGACAAGAACTCTAATCAGGATTATGATTCAGGGCTTGGGGACTGAACTTCACAATTTCCCACCGACCAACATTAATATTTCTACAATTTTTAAGCTGAAGAGTTACTACTTTTTTCTGATGATTTTACTAATTTCCATTTCAGAAGTAACCAACCACTTTTCACTTAGGTTCAAAAAAACCACTTTTCACTTTTCCTAGCTATTCTAAATATGACGAATTACATACCGTCGTGTCCATCTGCTCAATTGACTGCTCCGAAGTTAGCTGGGAAGCTTCAGTTTCGCATCTGCTGCCCCTTGCGCCGCACAGATCTGCCCCATGGCGTTGCCCGACCACACTCTGAGTCTTGGCTGCTTGATCCATCCCATTGTGGTCGTCGGTGCTGATAGAAAGTTAgataaaaattgtgaacaaaaatAAGTCAAAGCCCCTCTTCTGGACAAAGTAAAATAAGAACCTCTGCTACTCTAATGTATATCCATGCAACCAAAACTCCGAGAAATACTCATAGCAACACTGATCAACAGTTCTCGAAAGACATTCCAGATTTTTGAACAACTACAGGCCATTAAGTATTAACGATATCCAGAAGTTGTAAGCTCATGGTACTCCTACTATCTCACGACTAACTATATCCGAGCATTTATTCATAGATCATGCATACTCATACTATTTTTATGTACAGAATCATGATATATCTTTGTTAAATCAATTCCAATGCATGCACATGCGCAAGTCTGAACTAAACAACCATATATGATGCATGAATTAAACGTAAACCAGCCAAGCCCCATGTAAATAAAATACTGAATTTGTAAATTGATGAGTGAGAGAATTAACTGACCAATAGTTCTGTACTTCAGCAAGATAAAGATGACAACATTCTATGAAAAGAAATCACACTGTCCTACAGAGCACAATCAAACCATTCCCGGTTCAGTTTAGTATAGAAGTACTACACTACTAAAGGAGAGCTAGTTCTCACATAGGAACACAAGAAGATCAATCACGCAGGGTCCAACATTCATATAGATAAACAAATATCTATGCAACATCACAACACTTGCAAGGTAACTGTAAAGCATGCACATGGCACATCATATAACTAAGGCATAATGGTGATTTACTGCTGGTTTTCAATAAATGCAAACAATGCTACTACCACCACAAATTAAGGCTCGCAATATAAAACAGAGCAATTGCCCAAGTATGTATTTTGTGAGTGTCGAAGCATGATAAATGTGAGCGGAAATCCTGTCTTATGAATGAGCAGTTCGATTTTCTCACATGATATAGTACCTGATGCACCCGTGATTGGATTACTGCTTGTTGGGGGAAAGCAAGCACAGCGAAGCTTCAGAAATAGCACTACAGGGATCACCATGTTTTACAGATAAAATTTTCATTGTTAGCATGTCCACAAAGTCGGCAGAAAAATATCATGCTTATATTACAAAGCAGCAAGCAGGACACCTAGGTTCAATCTCTCTATCATAAATGAAAAGCATATAACTACTACATTCCTTATAAATTAAAGATGTTTAGAAAGTCAATATATTAGCCATCAAAATCAAGGTGCTGGAGGAAACAAGAGGCAAAGAGAGAGGGCACAAAATTAGCTTTTTAGGCCACCCATGTCGCACCTCCCTGCGATTAGCCTTCCTGCTGAGGCATCACTGAGTGGCGATGCCATCGCGGCAGAGCTCTTGGACAAGACAACCCTCGTTAGTTCTTACCATTCTTCTTTAAAGAACCAAGTATATCATCATGATGGCCCGTGAACCCCTGTAAAACACAATGATAGCAGTCAATGGCATACATATATTTATAAGAAAACATATATATACTATGAATGCAGCAAATTTTGCTCATCTACGAAACAGAATATACTTCATCGTTTATATGGGTTAGCATATTATAGTACTGCACATGTAGCAAAAATACCAAGCAACCAAGAACCTCCTGGATCAACAACAGAAACAACCAAGATGCACTGACTTTTCAATACAAATGACTAAACATATATAACCGCAGATGCAAACAAACTTAACTCCCATGCATTGCAAAAGTGACCTCATTATGAATCTATTTTTAGATGAGTACCAAACAAATTTCTAGTGAAGTATCATCTCAAAAATGGTAATGGTAAGTGGAAAGGACAAAGACTACACAATTGTTATCTTTGAAAAATTGGAGTAACTAAATTTCAAAGACCAATGGTGGTGCAAGTggcatattatgccattttgagCAAAAACCATGGAAGGTGAAATGCAGCACAAAGGAATGGAATTTATTCAATCACTCTGAGAAGACCTGGCTGGTAGTAATGAAAAGTGTGTATTGCCGGCCATAGACAATGAGATCATTCAGACCGCGAGCTTCCAGTCGACCACCATATGAAGCAAACATAACAGCAAGCTTCCAGCCAGTGACCATATGAACCGAAGACCAGTGATCATCCAGCGGACGACCATATGAATTAAAGATATCAACTATATAAGCAGCGCACTTTTCAGTAAAGCCCGAGATTGTTGTAGTAAAGGGTGTAGCTAGAATCTGGATCGTAGATTCATGTGTACCTATAGAAAATAGGAAAGGGGACATGAAATTATGTTGATAGAAATATAAATTCAATTGTGTGATTACTaattcaaattaaaaataaattcATGAGGTGTCACTGGCAGCAGAACCTACACctcacaaagtaaaacctgccaccAGCGGCAAGGCAGCTAAGCAAAGTAATTCGGTAGTTCTAATGAAACTAAAGATCTTAAGCCAGGAGAGCCCTTCAAACTGAACCAAAACAACTGAATCATCGCTAACAATTTTCCTTACATACATGCATACCTAACTAATGCACATGTGCTAACAAAAGAACATAAGAAAatcgttgctttataatataaagcggcgGGAAACCCTTTTTCCTAAGAACATAAGAAAACATCAACGAATAATTATTCAGAAGTCAACATGGCTGAGAACCCAGGGATCTAAATAAGACGTGTGCAGATCCCATTTTTATGCCTAGGTAGTCAATTATACCAAGAAACAAAATGAGATGGGTATTGCCTCCAAAATCGTACCAGCAACTTTACCATGTTATACAGAGAACCTCTCAACTATAATTTAATTGACAATAGTAACAGTCTCCAGCTATAGTAGCAGGGCCGAATTCTCTCAACTATATATTGCAAAAAGGGTTGTCGTAGTCTCCAGCTTGGCTGGTTTTACCTTGAAAAAAATTGCGATTTAGAAAAGCAGCGTGGGTTTTCTGAAGAAGCTCTTGTACCCAGTCAATAG is a window encoding:
- the LOC123045013 gene encoding uncharacterized protein isoform X1 gives rise to the protein MLVKRWSMVPSSLSSSAEGEATMDLNILCDIRHPWKMQKKNSCRSNEEEKRKDLEEEEKKQGNGTIDWVQELLQKTHAAFLNRNFFQGTHESTIQILATPFTTTISGFTEKCAAYIVDIFNSYGRPLDDHWSSVHMVTGWKLAVMFASYGGRLEARGLNDLIVYGRQYTLFITTSQVFSE
- the LOC123045013 gene encoding uncharacterized protein isoform X2; translation: MLVKRWSMVPSSLSSSAEGEATMDLNILCDIRHPWKMQKKNSCRSNEEEKRKDLEEEEKKQGNGTIDWVQELLQKTHAAFLNRNFFQVDIFNSYGRPLDDHWSSVHMVTGWKLAVMFASYGGRLEARGLNDLIVYGRQYTLFITTSQVFSE